The Iamia majanohamensis genome window below encodes:
- a CDS encoding ABC transporter permease, which yields MALTRTAPEGGAAPDTAPDPGSGSGSRRRRRGPPGWALVGALVALVVVGPLLALPASFVGEGAAFDEIARTLLPDALRTSILLALGVGAGTLVVGGGLALLVSFWDFPGRKVLDWALILPMAMPGYVLAFVVLGQYGLASPLQSNLFGDGLRIPGVRSPVGAIAILVGVLYPYVYVLGRSAFLGQSRQSLEAARCLGRTYGQAVRQVALPLARPALAAGVALAVMEALADFGTVNLLGVQALTSAIYRVWYGAFDQAAALQLATVLVGLALTLVTIERLLRGRARYQQNLSRGDAVAPRRLHGWRAVLAAALPTALLLVVFVVPVVQLVAWSVETVAEGTVAPSLWRAARTTLLLGVATAAVAVVTATIVVYGQRSTPSRPGRVLARVATVGYSVPGTVVAVAVFVPLVWIDRRVVDLSASWLDRDIELLFTGTLLGLIVAYLVRFHALAYFSVESRMGRISPSLDDAARALGADRTRVLTEVHLPLLRTGIVTAALLVGVEVMKELPATALLRPLGGDTLAITVWEATKDSRLDTAALPALLIVGVSLVPVILLVRLMRSEGWTGAADRI from the coding sequence GTGGCGCTGACCCGGACGGCGCCCGAGGGCGGGGCCGCACCCGACACCGCGCCCGATCCCGGGTCGGGGTCCGGCTCCCGGCGCCGCCGGCGCGGCCCCCCGGGCTGGGCCCTCGTCGGTGCCCTCGTGGCCCTCGTGGTGGTCGGGCCGCTGCTCGCCCTGCCGGCCAGCTTCGTGGGCGAGGGCGCCGCCTTCGACGAGATCGCCCGCACGCTGCTGCCCGACGCCCTCCGCACCAGCATCCTGCTCGCCCTCGGCGTCGGCGCCGGCACCCTCGTGGTCGGCGGCGGCCTGGCGCTGCTGGTGTCGTTCTGGGACTTCCCGGGGCGAAAGGTCCTCGACTGGGCCCTGATCCTGCCCATGGCCATGCCCGGCTACGTCCTCGCCTTCGTGGTGCTCGGCCAGTACGGCCTGGCCAGCCCCCTGCAGTCGAACCTCTTCGGCGACGGCCTCCGCATCCCCGGGGTCCGCAGCCCCGTCGGCGCCATCGCCATCCTCGTGGGCGTCCTCTACCCCTACGTCTACGTCCTCGGCCGCAGCGCCTTCCTCGGCCAGTCCCGCCAGTCGCTCGAGGCGGCCCGCTGCCTGGGGCGCACCTACGGCCAGGCCGTGCGCCAGGTGGCCCTGCCCCTCGCCCGCCCCGCCCTCGCCGCGGGGGTGGCCCTGGCCGTAATGGAGGCCCTGGCCGACTTCGGCACCGTCAACCTCCTCGGGGTGCAGGCCCTCACCAGCGCCATCTACCGGGTCTGGTACGGCGCCTTCGACCAGGCCGCCGCCCTCCAGCTGGCCACCGTCCTCGTGGGCCTGGCCCTCACCCTCGTCACCATCGAGCGCCTCCTGCGGGGTCGGGCCCGGTACCAGCAGAACCTGAGCCGGGGCGACGCGGTGGCCCCCCGCCGGCTCCACGGGTGGCGGGCGGTGCTGGCCGCGGCGCTGCCGACGGCCCTGCTGCTCGTGGTGTTCGTGGTGCCGGTGGTGCAGCTGGTGGCCTGGTCGGTCGAGACCGTGGCCGAGGGCACCGTCGCCCCCTCCCTCTGGCGCGCGGCCCGCACCACCCTGCTCCTCGGCGTGGCCACCGCGGCGGTGGCCGTGGTGACGGCGACGATCGTCGTCTACGGCCAGCGCAGCACGCCGTCGCGGCCGGGGCGGGTGCTGGCCCGGGTGGCCACCGTCGGGTACTCGGTGCCCGGCACGGTGGTCGCCGTCGCCGTGTTCGTGCCCCTGGTGTGGATCGACCGGCGGGTGGTCGACCTGTCGGCGTCGTGGCTCGACCGTGACATCGAGCTGCTGTTCACCGGCACCCTGCTGGGCCTGATCGTCGCCTACCTGGTGCGCTTCCACGCCCTGGCCTACTTCTCGGTGGAGAGCCGCATGGGCCGCATCAGCCCCAGCCTCGACGACGCCGCCCGGGCCCTGGGCGCCGACCGCACGCGGGTGCTCACCGAGGTCCACCTGCCCCTGCTGCGCACCGGCATCGTCACCGCCGCCCTGCTCGTCGGCGTCGAGGTGATGAAGGAGCTGCCCGCCACCGCCCTGCTGCGCCCCCTCGGCGGCGACACCCTCGCCATCACCGTGTGGGAGGCGACCAAGGACTCCCGCCTCGACACCGCCGCCCTGCCCGCACTGCTCATCGTGGGCGTGAGCCTGGTGCCGGTGATCCTCCTCGTGCGCCTCATGCGCAGCGAGGGCTGGACCGGCGCCGCCGACCGGATCTGA
- a CDS encoding extracellular solute-binding protein, protein MLARLIRRRWPLPVLAVLVLAAIVGVAVVAGGDDGEQLVIYNGRSHYGDEQVFLDFEEETGIEVVLRGGTAPELYERLRREGEDTPADVLVTTDLANLWRAEEEGLLQPTTSSTLEANVPAELHDPDGYWWAVSTRLRVPVVSTERVEPGAVTSYEDLGDPRFAGRTCLRTSNSEYNQSLVADMIAKRGPDATEELLRSWMANDPEIVGSDGEMLAVMAAGDCDVGLSNHYYLARALEEDPDFPVAPAWPDQDGAGAHANVSGAGVVRWSDQSEAATRLIEYLTSPPAQELIVARGEFAANPEVPPAEQIRDWADVETDPIDVEAAGPLLADAVALMLEVGWR, encoded by the coding sequence ATGCTCGCCCGCCTGATCCGCCGTCGGTGGCCCCTGCCCGTCCTCGCCGTCCTCGTGCTCGCCGCCATCGTCGGCGTCGCGGTGGTGGCCGGCGGCGACGACGGCGAGCAGCTGGTCATCTACAACGGCCGCTCCCACTACGGCGACGAGCAGGTCTTCCTCGACTTCGAGGAGGAGACGGGCATCGAGGTCGTGCTCCGGGGCGGCACCGCCCCCGAGCTCTACGAGCGCCTCCGGCGCGAGGGCGAGGACACCCCGGCCGACGTGCTCGTCACCACCGACCTGGCCAACCTGTGGCGGGCCGAGGAGGAGGGGCTCCTCCAGCCCACGACCTCGTCCACGCTCGAGGCGAACGTCCCCGCCGAGCTCCACGACCCCGACGGGTACTGGTGGGCGGTCAGCACCCGGCTGCGGGTCCCGGTGGTGTCCACCGAGCGGGTCGAGCCCGGGGCCGTCACCAGCTACGAGGACCTGGGCGACCCCCGGTTCGCGGGGCGGACGTGTCTGCGCACCTCGAACAGCGAGTACAACCAGTCGCTCGTGGCCGACATGATCGCCAAGCGGGGCCCCGACGCCACCGAGGAGCTGCTGCGGTCGTGGATGGCCAACGACCCCGAGATCGTCGGCTCCGACGGCGAGATGCTCGCGGTCATGGCCGCCGGCGACTGCGACGTCGGCCTCAGCAACCACTACTACCTGGCCCGGGCCCTGGAGGAGGACCCGGACTTCCCGGTGGCCCCCGCCTGGCCCGACCAGGACGGCGCCGGCGCCCACGCCAACGTGTCGGGTGCGGGCGTCGTCCGCTGGTCCGACCAGTCCGAGGCCGCCACCCGGCTCATCGAGTACCTGACCTCCCCGCCGGCCCAGGAGCTGATCGTCGCCCGCGGGGAGTTCGCGGCCAACCCCGAGGTGCCCCCGGCGGAGCAGATCCGGGACTGGGCCGACGTGGAGACCGACCCGATCGACGTGGAGGCCGCCGGCCCCCTGCTGGCCGACGCCGTCGCCCTCATGCTGGAGGTGGGGTGGCGCTGA
- a CDS encoding ABC transporter ATP-binding protein, whose amino-acid sequence MTEPPAIVVRAVRKAFGGSVAVDGADLTVGRGELVALLGPSGSGKTTLLRTIAGFEEPDEGTVTVGGRRMCGDGTWVEPEARQVGMVFQDGALFPHLTVAANVEFGGPAAGRAEESLALVGLAHRGRSYPHELSGGERQRVALARALATDPEVVLLDEPFASLDTGLRVALREEVAAIMRAAGVSALLVTHDQQEALSLADQVVVMRDGRVAQAGGPVEVYHHPRSRWVAEFLGAAEVLPGTAGPDGVATDLGVLVADGPAHGAVEVIVRPEAIALGREGAAAVPPGAVAGEVVERAFYGPDQLVGLRLAGGRTVRSRRPGRERWDEGEEVRAWVEGDVRAVAPEAPGSPTAPDASEAAEAAAP is encoded by the coding sequence GTGACCGAGCCCCCGGCGATCGTCGTCCGCGCCGTGCGCAAGGCCTTCGGCGGGTCCGTCGCCGTCGACGGGGCCGACCTCACGGTGGGACGGGGGGAGCTCGTCGCCCTCCTCGGCCCGAGCGGGTCGGGCAAGACCACCCTGCTGCGCACCATCGCCGGCTTCGAGGAGCCCGACGAGGGCACCGTCACCGTCGGCGGTCGCCGCATGTGCGGCGACGGGACCTGGGTCGAGCCCGAGGCCCGCCAGGTGGGCATGGTGTTCCAGGACGGCGCCCTCTTCCCCCACCTGACGGTGGCCGCCAACGTCGAGTTCGGCGGCCCGGCCGCGGGGCGGGCCGAGGAGAGCCTGGCCCTGGTGGGGCTGGCCCACCGGGGCCGCTCCTACCCCCACGAGCTCTCCGGCGGCGAGCGCCAGCGGGTGGCCCTGGCCCGCGCCCTGGCCACCGACCCCGAGGTCGTGCTCCTCGACGAGCCCTTCGCCTCGCTCGACACCGGGCTGCGGGTCGCCCTCCGCGAGGAGGTGGCCGCCATCATGCGGGCCGCCGGCGTCAGCGCCCTGCTCGTGACCCACGACCAGCAGGAGGCCCTCTCGCTGGCCGACCAGGTCGTGGTCATGCGCGACGGGCGGGTGGCCCAGGCCGGCGGGCCGGTCGAGGTGTACCACCACCCCCGCTCCCGGTGGGTGGCCGAGTTCCTGGGCGCGGCCGAGGTCCTGCCCGGGACCGCGGGTCCCGACGGGGTCGCCACCGACCTGGGCGTGCTGGTCGCCGACGGCCCGGCCCACGGCGCGGTCGAGGTCATCGTCCGGCCCGAGGCCATCGCCCTGGGCCGGGAGGGCGCTGCGGCCGTGCCCCCCGGCGCCGTCGCGGGCGAGGTCGTGGAGCGCGCCTTCTACGGCCCCGACCAGCTCGTGGGCCTGCGCCTGGCCGGCGGGCGCACCGTGCGCAGCCGCCGCCCGGGCCGCGAGCGGTGGGACGAGGGCGAGGAGGTCCGGGCGTGGGTCGAGGGCGACGTGCGGGCCGTCGCCCCGGAGGCCCCCGGATCCCCGACGGCGCCCGACGCGTCGGAGGCGGCCGAGGCCGCCGCTCCCTGA
- a CDS encoding glycosyltransferase family 2 protein, with product MDRLSVVVPATDGPPTLARCTAALAAALGPDDELIVVDGPEDLSASAARNVGAARATGDAIVFVDADVEVHPDALERVRAALADDAGAVAVCGSYDDAPDAPGLVSRFRNLLHHHVHHQGAGPASTFWTGLGAVRRGAFEVSGGFDADRYPHPSIEDIELGHRLVAAGGRIVLDPRIQGTHLKRWTLLSMLRTDLFRRGIPWVALLAREGRGSTALNLGWRHRLSAAACAVAVAALVLRRPVVAVAALVSLVGLNHGFYRLLARRQGPLHAAVGVALHGAHHLAALVAVPAGLALAASTGIVGLVRARRVRSTGAPTGRTVTP from the coding sequence GTGGACAGGCTCTCGGTCGTCGTTCCCGCCACCGACGGCCCCCCGACGCTGGCCCGCTGCACCGCAGCCCTCGCCGCCGCCCTCGGCCCCGACGACGAGCTGATCGTCGTCGACGGCCCCGAGGACCTCTCGGCCTCGGCGGCCCGCAACGTCGGCGCAGCCCGGGCCACGGGCGATGCCATCGTCTTCGTCGACGCCGACGTCGAGGTCCACCCCGACGCCCTCGAGCGCGTCCGCGCCGCGCTCGCCGACGACGCCGGGGCGGTCGCGGTCTGCGGCTCCTACGACGACGCCCCCGACGCCCCGGGCCTCGTGTCGCGGTTCCGCAACCTGCTCCACCACCACGTCCACCACCAGGGGGCGGGGCCGGCGTCCACCTTCTGGACCGGGCTCGGGGCGGTGCGCCGAGGCGCCTTCGAGGTCTCCGGCGGGTTCGACGCCGACCGCTACCCGCACCCGTCGATCGAGGACATCGAGCTGGGCCACCGCCTGGTCGCGGCGGGCGGCCGCATCGTGCTCGACCCCCGCATCCAGGGGACCCACCTCAAGCGGTGGACGCTGCTGTCCATGCTCCGGACCGACCTCTTCCGACGGGGCATCCCGTGGGTCGCCCTCCTCGCCCGCGAGGGGCGGGGGTCGACGGCGCTGAACCTCGGGTGGCGCCACCGACTGAGCGCGGCGGCCTGCGCCGTCGCCGTCGCCGCCCTCGTCCTCCGCCGACCGGTCGTGGCCGTCGCCGCCCTGGTGTCGCTGGTCGGGCTGAACCACGGCTTCTACCGCCTCCTCGCCCGGCGCCAGGGCCCGCTGCACGCCGCGGTCGGGGTGGCCCTGCACGGGGCGCACCACCTCGCCGCCCTGGTGGCCGTGCCCGCCGGGCTGGCCCTGGCCGCCTCCACCGGGATCGTCGGCCTGGTGCGGGCCCGACGGGTGCGGTCGACCGGCGCGCCGACCGGGCGCACCGTCACCCCGTGA